ACTTACCCACAGCGTAACAGCCTTTTACTTCTGAGCGCGAAACAAAATGCCCAGCATTAAGTGTGAAACAAACTTCCGCTGTggactttcaaaataaaatacacaaaaaaacctTTTGTTGCAGTCCCAAATTTGACAGGAATTTAACATTAAAGCCAAGTTATTATTTACACTGTTACACTTGGATGCACTTTTCAGATGCATAACATTTTATCCGTGAAGCATCCCGTACTGGTTAAACTGCTCCTACAGGAAGAGAGCCACTTCTAACAGGTCCGACTGGGCTTTTCTCCTGAACAgtcccaatgacttcagatgtctgcgcaatgttggcacttatattaatgccctcctcacttttaaggaactacaatatttcccaatgcctcaacccaagcaggaaataaaatacgatagcgtcggatagcgtcatctttgccggcctgcAGCTAGCCAGCAACATTATTGATGAATGAGAGGCGTGATCCTTTTCTCGTAAACGAGATCCTTATGTCGTAAACACGATATTCGGTTTTCACAGTCTTTTCATCACATTAAGATAGCATCAATTCAACTTAACTGGTGCCAATAAAGTTATCACAAACGAAATTAAACGTAAGCCACATTTTTATATCACAGTATTACAGTATTACTAACCTTGTGCCTCTTCGGAGGGTGCTAAATATCTTTAACCGTCGGCATATCTGCAGTTATATTGCCGCTTTCACAGAATCTCCGTTCAACTTATTATTGCAGTCAAAACCCCGCAGGATAACAGGAAATACAAAAACGAACGCTTCGAAATAAAAGCACAAATACGTTATGAAGCAACAAAAAGACACAGTTTAACAGGGCTTTCTCTTGTTTAAAGCAAAAACACGATTTGGGTTAATTACAGaagggttttgtgtgtttgaggctAACTTACGGCGGACCTTTCGACATATTTCACTCTgaatcatgtaggcctacatgatttATTGAAATGTATATAAGAATGTGACTTGTCAGCTGTGCTCTTGATTGTCGTGCTTCCTAGGAAAGTTTTTGCAAACGAATGTATTGCTTTTCATCACTTTTGTACGAATTAATTGATTGAGGCACTACACTCAGGGCTATAGGCCTATAGCATTTAAGGCCTCTGTAATTGTTCAGATTTTTGTGGTCACTCCTTTTTACCTCCTCTTCTGTACTGAATTTTATATAATAGATGCCATTGGTCAATCAAACCCAGCACAATTAGTCTGAAAGATCCCAGTTCACTTTTAATTTACAAGGGAACAGGTTCCAACCAAAATGCCTGATCGCTAACCTCAGTGGCAGCCATCTTAATTGTTTATGAAAATGTGCAATATGAAGGGCTTCTCTGCGTTTATACTTCCATATGTCACAACATGAACATTTCGTTTGAATAACTTTTGAAAACAAAAATTTCCCCCGAAATTATGAAGAGAAAATTAGTAGAGGAACAAACAAAATTAGACTTCTAATATAGTAATTTATATCTTAGTAATTGCCCTGCGTCTAAACTTAGCTCCCCTGATAATGTACAGCATATTTTATcttaatgtgttaatgtgttaatgtgttaagAAGCCTATAGTATTTCATTCTTATTTTGATAGCCTCGCACACTTCTCTGCTCAAATGACACAATGTATCCGTAACATTCAAATTCTTTCATCCACTGTCACGTAATCATTTATTCGGAGCAAACAAATCAACACGACTATAACTCCCAGACAGTCACCACCAGAGACGTGTAAGAGGCCCTCGATCTGACAGAGGGCAAGGCCCATGCAAGGCAGGTAAccaaatataggcctacacgtCGTCTTCCGAAGAGCAAAAGTGACATCTGTTGTCCagttttgcatttttttaattatagtCACAGACACAACGCTGTATGTCTGTGACTATAAGTATGATGAGGCTGGGTGGATTCAGAAGTGGGGACATCTGCGAACAGGTaggatgtttgtttttttatctcttAGGATCTCGTTTTAGTGTCTGTGGTTCTCCTTGCCTCTGGAAGTCTGCCAGAGGAGCTGAGGGCGTTAATATAGCTGTCAATATCTTTCAATTAAATCTTATAAAACGTAACTTTTAAATAAAGCGTTCTTCTAACcacgttttcttttcttttctttgcttAATACCTCAAATACTAATAGGCCTATACTAGTAGGCTATGTGATTCTCATTATCGTTGCTTGAAACGGATCAATTGTTGTTGTgatgtgtttttcctttttaagCTTCATTAATAGACCAACAGTCAGACCATGTTTCGGGTGCGAGCCTCCGCGGTCCGTCTTCTTGGTGAGCATTTCATCATAAAACAGCCATCCGACACACCATCCGATTATCACATTAAAGGCCATCGTTTACTGTTGCGCAAAAGCATACAACTCAGAATTTGTCAATTATTTTGCAATTTGATATATAGCTTATATACCCATTAGGCATACGTAAAGGAATACGTTAGAAACTGTCATTGAAagttcagtaggcctacatgcaatGCAGTAAATGATATTAACATAGCAGCAATTATCAAATATTCTAAATTGCATTATTAAAAACCAATATTAATCATAAGCATTTTTTATTCAAAGGGATTGTCATGCTTTCAAGTATGTCTACAGAATCAAGTAAGTGTGGCTACAAagccacccacgcacacacttgcCAGCACAATGTCAATCCCTTATGTCATGATATTcaatttgaaataaaaaaagagcaTCGATGAGCAACGACAAAGAGCAATGCGTCCgctcccccagcctccccagAGTACCACTACTACAACCAGACCCTGAGCTGGAGCGACGCGCAGAGCTTCTGTCGGGACAAGCACAGCGACCTGGCCACCGTGACCTCCATGGAGGAGGCCCAGCTCCTGTCTCAGACCGCCGCCGGCCGGGGCGACGCCTGGATCGGCCTCCGTAACGACGGACCCGCCAGGTGGCTGTGGTCGAACGGAAACGGAGCGCTTTCTAGTTCGTATTGGTTGGCAGGGGAGCCCAGCTATTCGGAGTGCAGCACGGATTGCTGCGCAGAGGTGACTGCATCGGGCTGGAACGATCTCAAGTGTACCCGTGTAGGTCATCTTGTGTGCCGAGGCAGTGAGTCGAAACCATTCTTGTGTGATTTACGATTCACAAAGTTTCACTTGCAAATTGTAAATACTGTAATTCAAATAAAACTTCTCAATAGAGATGAGCGTTTTTATGTAGCAAGTGCGCATGCACGCGAGGGATTTCCCTGACCGTGGGTCAGAAGCCTGGAACGGTCTAAAACGCAAACGGTCCCTTAAAGAGGCAGGCGCACTCAACCAGAAACAATAATCTGTAATTAGATTAGTAAAATTGTACCAATATTTTAACGGGGAATGACTTTTCTTTCTCCAGAAACGTCGCCGTACTATTTCCTTCAGCCCCATACGTGGGGATGGAGGGATGCCCTGGATCATTGCAGAAGCCTAGATATGGACCTGCCCGCTGTCGGAAGCAACCCGACAGTCATCAATGCGGAAGGGATAACCTCCTTCTGGAGCGGCCTCTTCCAGGACCGTTGGGCGTGGTCAGACGAGAGCCCCACCTCCCTCAGGTACTGGATGGTGGGCAGGCCCGCCAACCTCCAGGGCTGTGCCGTTGTCAGCGTCACGGACCAGGGCCGGTGGTACGAGGAGCAGTGCGAGGCCGAGATGCCTTTCGTCTGCCAGGGCGGTGAGTTCTGCTGGTCTCCACCACAAGGTGGCAAGACAGTCACCGTTCAGAAACAACTGTCTTTGACGTTTTGAAATGTGACGGCCGATCAACATCCCCACCTGGTGGCAAATAAGAAGACCCCTTTAAAAAGAGTGAGCTGTTGAATGTGGTGTAGATGTTGGTGAACAGAAGGTTCTCGTTGCAGGTCTGAAATCGCGGAGGGTGCTGATCAAGTTAAAGATAGAATCGCATGGTGACCTCGATCGCTCAGCCACCAGTGCTCAGCTCCTGCAGCAGGTGAGAGAGCCATACCTGACTACTTGTGTACTCTCAAGTGATAAAAGCACGACCGGGCAATACGAGAACAgtcgtttgtgtttgtgtcggtgtgttcAGCTCGAGGCGCAGTTGAGAAGTCAGGGGATATCAGATTTCAAACTCAGCTGGAAGAGCGACATCCGTCGTCAGGATGAGATAAACGAGAATCCTGCAGCTGAGAGCCACGGTCCAGGTTCTGAAGAACTCAAATTGGTTTGTTCTGATGATAGCCCAACTGAACTTATGTTCTGATGATTTCCGCAAATTATACCATGTATTGCAATTATTGCAAATAAAAGCAGTAAAAATAAgacactgtagcctatattattGACGTAGATAAACGTAGATAAATCAATGAATAAAAATTCATTGAATTGACTTCATTGAATATTTTCGCCTGAAGTAACTTTATCTTCTCTATTCCTTTCAGGATGTTGACTGACTGAAGCAACAGAccatacgtacacacatacgcgcacttGCATACATAGCCGACCACATAtagataaataaacacaaatgcaaaatatttgcatgtgtgtttagatGAGgagcttattattattatggaccTTATTATCAGAGTGACTGTTAGTTTTTGTGCATTCCGCGTGAATTTATTTGTAGCAACTTATCAAGTAATTGTATATCATGACACAATGTGCAGTTTGTCTCTAGAGCACTGTTTTGAGGGGCTGCTGTAAAATGTCAGAGTAGtcaagggagagagcaagattCGGAAAATTAACAACCCAATAAaatgcccctccctctctgatccCTCCCTTTAATGTTTAAGTAGCGGGTTGAGGTCAGGGGGTAGAGTACTGTCGTATAAAGTAGCCTGCGGAGCCCTTTGAGACCGGAGCTGTGATTCAAGATATACAAATCAAATGGACCTGACTTGGTGTTTGTTCGCAGGATGAGGAAGATGTTTCACAATGCACAAAGACACGAGTGCAGGCCCTGCGTGACAGACATTGTTCAGTGCTCGTCAAAGATCTATGCCTGTTTGAAAATGTCCTGCCCGGCGTGGAAGGAGATGAGACCTATAACCTTCAACTAATTAAAGCTTTAGACATTAATCAAGTCTGCGTGGCTCCCATTTATTCTTATTTTACAAAGGATGTATTCACGTGGTTGAATGATAGTTGTAGCTAGGTAGGTGTGCTTCATACATCTTGTTAAATTATGTGTTCTCATAATGTTATCCTATTTGTTAAAATAATATACCCCTATGTTACGTGGATTACAACCTATTTTTGTATCCAACGTATTTTTGAAATACTGTAAATGGTCAGTCTGTAAATGGTAATGTACCCTGGctgctttttattgtattttgaattTCACTCGTTCTGGTCCGATCATTTTCATGTATTAATTCCCACCTGCAAACTCCAGTCCATTCCATCCATCCACAAATCAACATTCCATCAGCAGGTTTATATTATTACGCCTAACCTTCTCATTTTAGGCAAAGTATAAGACAATACTATCTTAACAGTATAATTGTAACCATGATATAAATGGAGTCATTCAAGTAGGCTAACAATATTTAAATACTTACAATGTTGGGTAAGACAGAATTTGGTTTTATTCTGAATCCAGTGAAACAGATTGGTGGTTTTAGCTGATATAAAAACTTTCAGgtgtttatatatgtttatgtttaagtatttggcagacgctttattccaaagcgacatacataaaaaaatacttaGCCTAAAAAACAATCACTGTaaaaattataatatttttaaggAAAGAATGTtgttaatacaattaaatacaaaatatcaaaacaaaGTGTCAAGACAGAAtaaactgctgct
This is a stretch of genomic DNA from Gadus chalcogrammus isolate NIFS_2021 chromosome 17, NIFS_Gcha_1.0, whole genome shotgun sequence. It encodes these proteins:
- the LOC130369930 gene encoding macrophage mannose receptor 1-like, whose product is MFRVRASAVRLLGIVMLSSMSTESTSPEYHYYNQTLSWSDAQSFCRDKHSDLATVTSMEEAQLLSQTAAGRGDAWIGLRNDGPARWLWSNGNGALSSSYWLAGEPSYSECSTDCCAEVTASGWNDLKCTRVGHLVCRGKTSPYYFLQPHTWGWRDALDHCRSLDMDLPAVGSNPTVINAEGITSFWSGLFQDRWAWSDESPTSLRYWMVGRPANLQGCAVVSVTDQGRWYEEQCEAEMPFVCQGGLKSRRVLIKLKIESHGDLDRSATSAQLLQQLEAQLRSQGISDFKLSWKSDIRRQDEINENPAAESHGPGSEELKLDVD